In a single window of the Salvelinus namaycush isolate Seneca chromosome 6, SaNama_1.0, whole genome shotgun sequence genome:
- the LOC120049665 gene encoding TRAF-interacting protein with FHA domain-containing protein A-like, with amino-acid sequence MELSHTMETEELMTCLQIQLYHPQQASKALYRLLPLDARHKHPAEDPLRLGRDAHGCTFALADPRVSRKQLALQAYLTANSPDMLFSVQNLSQKGHVMVNGSELGYLERAELPNKALVRFGEYEVLICRENGEAKGSFEVEFGVLAVPPSREVGMPSMVPVMDTGSDHSTNAIPPLMSHGPIEMDDTIMYQSCSMFLS; translated from the coding sequence ATGGAGCTGTCTCACACCATGGAAACAGAGGAGCTGATGACCTGCCTCCAGATCCAGCTCTACCACCCCCAGCAGGCCTCTAAGGCTCTTTACCGCCTGCTGCCCCTGGACGCCAGGCACAAGCACCCAGCCGAGGACCCTCTGAGGCTGGGCCGGGACGCCCACGGCTGCACCTTTGCCCTGGCCGACCCACGGGTCTCCCGCAAGCAGCTGGCCTTGCAGGCCTACCTCACCGCCAACAGCCCCGACATGCTGTTCTCTGTGCAGAACCTGAGCCAGAAGGGACACGTGATGGTCAACGGGTCGGAGTTGGGGTACCTGGAGAGGGCAGAGCTGCCGAATAAGGCCCTGGTCCGGTTCGGGGAGTATGAGGTGCTGATATGTCGTGAGAATGGAGAGGCAAAGGGGAGCTTCGAGGTGGAGTTTGGGGTGCTGGCAGTGCCCCCTTCCAGAGAGGTGGGCATGCCAAGTATGGTTCCCGTCATGGATACAGGCTCAGACCATTCAACCAATGCCATCCCACCACTCATGAGCCATGGGCCGATAGAGATGGATGATACAATCATGTACCAATCGTGCAGTATGTTTCTGTCATAG